A part of Aegilops tauschii subsp. strangulata cultivar AL8/78 chromosome 2, Aet v6.0, whole genome shotgun sequence genomic DNA contains:
- the LOC109778272 gene encoding potassium transporter 7 → MDEEIGAAAAPQGQWKYHKALSLLAFQSFGVVYGDLSTSPLYVFKSALSGLDKYSDEATVFGLLSLIFWTLTLIPLLKYVIIVLGADDNGEGGTFALYSLLCRHAKMSLLPNQQAADEELSTYYQPGVDRTAMSSPFKRFLEKHKKLRTCLLLFVLFGACMVIGDGVLTPTISVLAALSGLQDRGTGGLGNGWVVLIACVVLVGLFALQHRGTHRVAFVFAPIVVLWLLSIGVIGLYNIIHWNPRVCLALSPHYIVKFFKITGRDGWISLGGVLLAVTGTEAMFADLGHFTAASIRLAFVGVIYPCLVLQYMGQAAFLSKNMSDVHDSFYLSIPRTVFWPMFVLASLAAIVGSQSIISATFSIVKQCLSLGCFPRVKVVHTSRWIYGQIYIPEINWILMVLCLAVTVGFRDINIIGNAYGLACITVMFVTTWLMALVIIFVWKKNILLALSFLVFFGSIEGAYLSASFIKVPQGGWTPIALAFVFMFIMYVWHYGTRRKYLFDLQNKVSMKWILTLGPSLGIVRVPGIGLIYTELVTGVPAIFSHFVTNLPAFHQILVFVCVKSVPVPYVPVDERYLIGRIGPRQYRMYRCIVRYGYKDVQKDDENFENHLVMSIAKFIQMEAEEAASSGSYESSNEGRMAVIHTTDATGTGLIMRDSNEGTSLTRSSKSETLQSLQSIYEQESGGLSRRRVRFQVAEEEQINPQVRDELSDLLEAKEAGVAYIIGHSYVKARKNSNFLKSFAIDYAYSFLRKNCRGPSVTLHIPHISLIEVGMIYYV, encoded by the exons ATGGACGAGGAGatcggcgccgccgccgcgccgcag GGCCAGTGGAAATATCACAAAGCTCTTTCCCTACTAGCGTTTCAGAGCTTTGGTGTGGTGTATGGAGACCTGAGTACGTCGCCTCTGTATGTCTTCAAAAGCGCACTGTCTGGACTGGACAAGTACAGTGATGAGGCGACCGTCTTTGGATTGCTTTCACTGATATTTTGGACCTTGACACTCATTCCGTTGCTAAAGTACGTCATAATTGTCTTGGGTGCTGACGATAATGGCGAGG GTGGGACATTTGCTTTGTATTCACTACTCTGCAGGCATGCAAAGATGAGCCTGCTTCCAAACCAGCAAGCGGCAGATGAAGAGCTGTCAACATATTATCAGCCTGGGGTTGATCGGACTGCTATGTCCTCACCATTCAAAAGGTTTCTAGAGAAGCACAAGAAGCTGCGGACATGTTTGCTTCTTTTTGTTCTGTTTGGAGCATGCATGGTGATAGGTGATGGCGTCCTTACACCCACCATCTCTG TTTTGGCAGCCTTGTCTGGATTACAAGACCGAGGCACAGGTGGATTAGGAAATG GTTGGGTAGTACTCATTGCATGTGTTGTGCTTGTTGGCCTCTTTGCGCTACAACACCGAGGTACTCATAGGGTGGCATTCGTGTTTGCCCCCATTGTTGTACTTTGGCTCTTGAGCATTGGTGTCATTGGTCTCTATAATATCATCCACTGGAATCCCAGAGTATGTCTTGCTCTTTCCCCGCATTATATTGTGAAGTTCTTCAAGATAACAGGAAGAGACGGTTGGATTTCTCTAGGAGGAGTACTTCTTGCCGTGACAG GCACTGAAGCTATGTTTGCCGATCTTGGCCACTTCACTGCTGCATCCATCAGG CTGGCTTTTGTTGGTGTCATATATCCCTGTCTTGTTCTGCAATACATGGGGCAGGCTGCGTTTCTTTCCAAGAACATGTCTGATGTACATGACAGTTTTTACCTATCAATTCCAC GTACTGTGTTTTGGCCCATGTTTGTCCTGGCATCTCTTGCTGCAATTGTAGGCAGCCAATCAATTATATCTGCAACCTTCTCTATTGTCAAGCAGTGCCTTTCTTTGGGATGCTTTCCACGGGTGAAAGTTGTGCATACATCAAGGTGGATCTATGGCCAGATTTACATACCTGAGATAAATTGGATCCTGATGGTCCTTTGTTTAGCTGTGACAGTTGGCTTCCGTGACATAAACATTATAGGAAATGCTTACG GTCTTGCGTGCATCACTGTGATGTTTGTTACGACATGGCTGATGGCACTGGTCATCATATTTGTGTGGAAAAAGAATATCCTGCTTGCCTTGTCGTTCCTCGTATTCTTCGGGTCAATTGAGGGCGCGTATCTGTCTGCATCATTCATAAAGGTTCCTCAGGGAGGATGGACTCCGATTGCGCTTGCTTTCGTGTTCATGTTCATCATGTACGTGTGGCACTATGGTACACGGCGAAAGTACCTGTTTGATCTCCAAAACAAGGTCTCAATGAAATGGATCCTTACACTTGGCCCGAGCCTTGGAATTGTGCGTGTGCCTGGAATCGGCCTCATCTACACAGAGCTAGTGACCGGGGTGCCTGCCATCTTCTCTCATTTCGTCACCAACCTGCCTGCATTTCACCAGATTTTGGTCTTTGTCTGCGTGAAGTCCGTGCCAGTGCCTTATGTTCCAGTTGATGAGCGGTACCTCATTGGGCGCATCGGCCCCAGGCAGTACCGGATGTACCGGTGCATTGTGAGATATGGTTATAAGGATGTGCAGAAAGACGATGAGAACTTCGAGAACCACCTGGTGATGAGCATCGCAAAGTTCATCCAAATGGAAGCCGAGGAAGCCGCCTCTTCTGGAAGCTATGAGTCATCGAACGAGGGAAGAATGGCAGTCATACACACCACCGACGCAACCGGAACCGGGCTGATCATGAGAGACTCCAATGAAGGCACGTCCCTGACCAGGAGCAGCAAGTCGGAGACCCTCCAGAGCCTGCAGTCCATCTACGAGCAGGAGTCGGGCGGCCTGAGCCGCCGCCGGGTCCGCTTCCAGGTCGCTGAGGAGGAGCAGATCAACCCGCAGGTGCGGGACGAGCTGTCGGACCTACTGGAGGCCAAGGAGGCTGGCGTGGCGTACATCATCGGCCACTCCTACGTCAAGGCGAGGAAGAACTCCAACTTCCTGAAGTCGTTCGCCATCGACTACGCCTACTCGTTCCTCCGGAAGAACTGCAGGGGCCCGTCGGTGACGCTACATATACCCCACATCAGCCTCATCGAGGTCGGCATGATCTACTACGTCTAG
- the LOC109778271 gene encoding uncharacterized protein gives MAAGGDLTDDERKALRGSKFAPLPAPPPSSRPNPRMAHPGGPLTTNKAAALAKFLERKLQQPDGLDSLNPDLVNLAVKNAKETIKASKGEASTSGRVVRHVPSFEDSSEVSNQDDGEQRQEKKKKKKKKRKTKAAKDKLHNTSKKKKKLSL, from the exons atggcGGCGGGCGGCGACCTGACCGACGACGAGCGCAAAGCGCTGCGGGGGAGCAAGTTCGCGCCCCTCCCGGCGCCACCGCCGTCCTCCCGCCCCAACCCGAG GATGGCCCATCCTGGAGGACCACTGACTACAAATAAGGCTGCTGCTTTAGCGAAATTCCTCGAGAGAAAACTACAGCAACCTGATGGCTTGGACTCTCTAAATCCTGATCTTGTAAATTTGGCTGTGAAAAATGCAAAGGAAACCATAAAGGCAAGCAAGG GTGAGGCCTCAACTTCTGGGAGAGTAGTACGGCATGTTCCATCATTTGAGGATTCCTCTGAGGTTTCCAATCAAGATGACGGGGAGCAGAGAcaggaaaagaagaaaaagaaaaagaaaaagagaaaaacaaaG GCCGCTAAAGATAAGCTCCACAATACatcaaagaagaaaaagaagttaTCGCTATGA